gggaggggctgagcagCGGGGCTGGAGAGCAGGACAGCATGTAGTAGAGCGTCAGGTTCACGGTCAGGCCGGACGGCGTGTGGGCATCAGTGATCTTCTTCATCTCCACTCCTGCAACACCACAAAGGCGCCGGTTACCGGGGAAGGCACCGCTGGGAGGCAGAGGATACCAAACAAACATCGAAAGCGGCAGAGGAGTAAAACATTAGGCCATAGTGACGGAGACAGTGGTTCCAGTCTCCCTCCAGTACGGGAGAAAGTCAGTCTGCCTGTCTTGTTTGCCTGGCCAACTTGAGCCTGTGGGCCTGAAACCTAAAATCCTATTAAAAGGCAGCAAAGCCTGCTGCCAAAGCCAAGACCACCACCAGCTTGGCCAGGACGTGGTGCCAACCTACGGTCCGGGCCCCCTATGCCCGAACACTGTCATCAATGCCCTGGCCAGGCTCAGGCCACTTCTCTGCTCCATCCTCTCTCTCTTTAGCTTTAAATGAcacctcccaaattcatatgaaTTTGGGTATCATACCATTATCTCCCAAATGTATATGAATCCTACACTCAAACAGCTAACCACCTGCTTGGTGTCTCCACCTGGACACTCACCTGACAGGCATTTTGAACCTCACATGGTTTGAACTCGTTCAGCCCCAGACCAAGCCCTCCTCAAGCTGTTTCCAAGCAACCACTCGAACCCCTCAAATTCATGAGGAATCCCCAAGGTCTCACTCCCCACAGCCAGTCCATAGTAAGTCCCAGCAGCCCGGCCTCCAAGACTATCAGGACCCATCTACGTCTCTGTCTCCATGGCCACAACCCTGGTCCTGGCCACCTCCCTGTTGCCTGGTCTCCACTTCTGCCCCCCAACAACCTACACTCTGCACACGGCAGCCGGGggctcttttaaaaacatacatcagATCATGCCTCTGCCCTACTTCCCATCCCTCTTGGAATAAAATCCTTCGTCCTCACCAAGGGCTGCAGTCACCTTCACTCTCTGACCTCGTCTCCCACCACTCTCCCCATGCCAGCCACACCAGCCACTCAACCAAACCTGTGGCTGCCTTAGGGCCTTGGCCCTTGCGGTCTCCAGGCCTAACACACCCTGTTCCCAGATCACATGCTGGCGGCTTCGAGCCCTACAGGTCTCAGCTTAAGTGCTTCCTCCTTCGAGAGGCCTCCCTGACAAATGGAGCTACACCAACGCCCCACCTACCCCTGCCCTCGCTCTGCCCCCCAACTCTGCTCACCCTCTatcccatattttaaatttttctccacagcactttttattctaaaaagccattttctttaaatcttcacTTTTCTAATGTCTGTCTTCCTTCCAACCAGAATTAAAGTAAGAACACGATCCCTGCTTTGTTCACTTCTGAGTCCCCCATGCGTAGAGCAGCCCCTGGCAGCAGCATTcattaaatacttgttgaatgaactaAACTATCTCTGAGCAACCAAACACAAGGGTTCAGAAACTTGGAACCCTGGAAACCAAAATCTCTCTCCCATCCAGagtaggattttcttttcttaaacagtCAACAAGGGAAAGAGGTTTTCATCTGGCAGGAACACTCCAACCTGCTGGAAGAAGAGACTCTCCAACCTCCAAGAACAAGCTGCAGCCACACAGCCAGGACACACCCAGGCCCAGAGGGGAGGGTGTCAGGAAGCCATTGCCTTTTGCTGGGCAGACTGCAAACCGAGGAGAGAGTTGGGGATCTGCCTGCTGGTTTAACCTTTACATACCGACCCTATaatattcttttctgttcaaatcAGGCCTTACCTACAAGAATAAATGTAAGGCCTGACGTTTACACTCAAGTTTTCATTACAATCTCATAAAAGCCTTCTGAGCTAGGTGTTATTATTGAATACAGGTCCAGAGAGATTTGATGATTAATTCAAGGCCACACACACTAAATGGTTAAGCATAGATTTGGCCCCCTGACAAATGTCAAGCCCAAGTTTTAACCACCCCACGGCCACCTTCATGGTCACCTCTGCAGAGCTTGGAGGGACATCTCTAGGGTGGACCATGTGCACGCAGGTGCACGGTGTGGACTGTGGACCAAGCACTCGTGGGGCCTCACCTGGGCTGAAGAGCTGAGCCCAGAGGCGCTGGTGGTCCTGAAGCAGCTCCCCCGCGGGCATCTCCAAGAGCTCCAGCATTTCCTTCCGCGCCAAGTCCTGGAGCACCTTGAGCTCCTTGGCTGCTTTGCTTTTGAGCACCTGGGTATTAATGGGGCCTGAGACATGCACAACCCACAGTACTGTCTCGTCCACCTGTGTCTTGGGAGCCACTTGGAGCCGGTTCACTAACTTCTTGGCGGCCACCACCACCAGGTGCACCAGCCCGGCAGGAGTAGGCGGGGACCGGCCTGAGTAAAGGAGGAACTGATGATCTCCGACCTTCTCCAGGGTACTGGTGAAGGCCTTGGGGACTGGGCTGGCAGTGGGCCCTACAGTCTGCAGCGCTGCCACGCGCTCCGTGGGGTTGTTGAGTTGGATGCGCTGCACATAGACGTGGGGTCGGGCACGGTGCGCCAGAAAGTCCTCTTGCAGCAGTACGCAGTCGCGGCCGGTCCCCGCGGCAAGgccggaggccgaggcgggtccAGGGACGGCGACTGCAGGGCCGAGGCCCGGGTTCCCGAGCTGCAGACAACGCACACGGCGGAGCAGCCCCTCCCGCAGCAGCAGCACCGCCTCTCCAGCTTCAGCCAGCGCACTCAGCGGGCGCAGCTGCACGAAGGGCACGAAGTCCGGCGCCACAGCGGGCTCCCGCTCCCCAGGGGTCACCCACAGCCGGTTGGCGGCCACGTCCAGGGCCAGGAAACCGTTGGCCACCAGGGCGGGCACTCCGGGGCCCAGCGGTACAGCCTCGCCGCGCTCCCGCAGGCCTCGCCAGGCGCGGGTGGCCGCCTCCAGGCAGGCAGAGGGCTCGGCGGCGCCCGGCTTGCCGCGGGCCCAGGGCAGTAGGTGCAGGCcacccgccgcccgccgcgccccgGAGCCCCCAAGccacagaagcagcagcaggaggccGAGCAGGCAGAGGAGGCGGCGGGCCCAGCTGCTCGACAGCAGTCCCGGAAGCCCCTTAAGCCGCTGCTGCAGCCACATCGGGCCGCCAGGCGCGGGCAAGGGCGCGGGAGCGGCCGCCGGGCCCGCCGCCCAGCCCACCGGCCCGGTCGCCCGCGCCTTACTCCCGGGCTCGGACCGTGGTGACCACCCCGGCCTCAGCCGCAGCCGCCGCAGCAGCCGCCACCGctgcttcttccttcttctcgGTTGTCCCCAGCCGTCAAACGATGCCGGCCGTCAAGCGCCGCGGAGTCCTTTGCGACAGATGGAAAAggggagggcggagggaggagagaagggcggGTCCAGAGAGGAGGCGGAGCCACCGCGAGGGCGGGACAGGAGCCGCCGGGGGCGGGGCCACCCGTTCCCAGGCCTGTAGAGTGGAGTCCAACGGAGCAAGTGCAGAGGTCTGGGTAGGATTGGAAGCATCCAGTTCACTGTTAAGAAAAACATCGAGCCAGCCAAGCCCAACACGTGTTGGGCCCCATTTGCTACTGATGGATTCCACAGccttaagattaaaaataaaaccacaactCTATTGTTTCTGTGCAAATGATGATCCTCACAGCAAAAGAACTTGCAACAGTATGAAAAAgtacagggaaaagaaagaaaatgaacccCTGGAAACTAGAccttaggaaatattttgttGGCAAGCTTCCAGACCTGTCTGGCTGCATGTACACCACAAGGGGACATGGATCCAGCCCAGCACTGTCTGTCTCTACCACACCTTCTCATCTTGACATCAGCCCTGGGTTTTAACTTATTAAATAAGACTctaggccgggagcggtggctcacgcctgtaatcttagcactctggtaggccaaggcgggagaattgcttaagctcaggagttcgacagcagcctcagcaagagtgagacccaatctctactaaaaatggaaagaaattagccaaacaactaaaaatagaaaaaaaaaaattagccaggcatagtggcgcgtgcctggagtcccagctaccagggaggttgaggcagtcggatcgcttgagcccaggagtttgaggttgctgtgagctaggcggatgctacagcactcttgccagggcaagagagtgagactctgtctcaaaaaaaaaaaaaaagactctaaaGTCTCATAGTTTGAAAATGCCTTTAAATTGTGAATCAT
This region of Microcebus murinus isolate Inina chromosome 2, M.murinus_Inina_mat1.0, whole genome shotgun sequence genomic DNA includes:
- the KIAA2013 gene encoding uncharacterized protein KIAA2013 homolog isoform X1, with protein sequence MWLQQRLKGLPGLLSSSWARRLLCLLGLLLLLLWLGGSGARRAAGGLHLLPWARGKPGAAEPSACLEAATRAWRGLRERGEAVPLGPGVPALVANGFLALDVAANRLWVTPGEREPAVAPDFVPFVQLRPLSALAEAGEAVLLLREGLLRRVRCLQLGNPGLGPAVAVPGPASASGLAAGTGRDCVLLQEDFLAHRARPHVYVQRIQLNNPTERVAALQTVGPTASPVPKAFTSTLEKVGDHQFLLYSGRSPPTPAGLVHLVVVAAKKLVNRLQVAPKTQVDETVLWVVHVSGPINTQVLKSKAAKELKVLQDLARKEMLELLEMPAGELLQDHQRLWAQLFSPGVEMKKITDAHTPSGLTVNLTLYYMLSCSPAPLLSPSLSHRERDQMESTLNYEDHCFSGHATMHAENLWPGRLATVQQILQLSDLWRLTLQKRGCKGLVKVGAPGILQGMVLSFGGLQFTENHLQFQADPDVLHNSYALHGIRYKNDHINLAVLADAEGKPYLHVSVESRGQPVKIYACEAGCLDDPVELTSAPGGHTFSVMVTQPITPLLYISTDLTHLQDLRHTLHLKAILAHDEHMAQQDPGLPFLFWFSVASLITLFHLFLFKLIYNEYCGPGAKPLFRSKEDPSV
- the KIAA2013 gene encoding uncharacterized protein KIAA2013 homolog isoform X2; this encodes MWLQQRLKGLPGLLSSSWARRLLCLLGLLLLLLWLGGSGARRAAGGLHLLPWARGKPGAAEPSACLEAATRAWRGLRERGEAVPLGPGVPALVANGFLALDVAANRLWVTPGEREPAVAPDFVPFVQLRPLSALAEAGEAVLLLREGLLRRVRCLQLGNPGLGPAVAVPGPASASGLAAGTGRDCVLLQEDFLAHRARPHVYVQRIQLNNPTERVAALQTVGPTASPVPKAFTSTLEKVGDHQFLLYSGRSPPTPAGLVHLVVVAAKKLVNRLQVAPKTQVDETVLWVVHVSGPINTQVLKSKAAKELKVLQDLARKEMLELLEMPAGELLQDHQRLWAQLFSPGVEMKKITDAHTPSGLTVNLTLYYMLSCSPAPLLSPSLSHRERDQMESTLNYEDHCFSGHATMHAENLWPGRLATVQQILQLSDLWRLTLQKRGCKGLVKFQADPDVLHNSYALHGIRYKNDHINLAVLADAEGKPYLHVSVESRGQPVKIYACEAGCLDDPVELTSAPGGHTFSVMVTQPITPLLYISTDLTHLQDLRHTLHLKAILAHDEHMAQQDPGLPFLFWFSVASLITLFHLFLFKLIYNEYCGPGAKPLFRSKEDPSV